The following proteins are encoded in a genomic region of Spirosoma sp. SC4-14:
- a CDS encoding Rid family detoxifying hydrolase has product MTFIQTTEAPAPGGHYTQAIVHNDLVFVSGILPITPTGEKLTDATISEQTEQVLRNLDAILTAAGSDRQKVVKVTIYIADMEAWSTVNATYAQFFGDHRPARSVVPVLPLHYGFTIELEAVAIVA; this is encoded by the coding sequence ATGACTTTCATTCAAACAACAGAAGCGCCAGCGCCAGGAGGCCACTACACTCAGGCTATTGTCCATAACGATCTTGTATTTGTTTCCGGCATTTTACCGATTACACCCACAGGCGAAAAACTTACCGATGCCACCATCTCCGAACAAACCGAGCAGGTTCTGCGCAATCTCGATGCTATTCTGACGGCCGCCGGTAGCGATCGCCAGAAAGTAGTAAAGGTTACGATCTATATCGCCGATATGGAAGCCTGGAGTACAGTCAACGCAACTTATGCACAATTTTTCGGCGACCATCGCCCCGCTCGCTCAGTAGTGCCTGTTCTGCCGTTGCACTATGGCTTTACGATTGAGCTGGAAGCTGTAGCGATTGTTGCATAG
- the hisIE gene encoding bifunctional phosphoribosyl-AMP cyclohydrolase/phosphoribosyl-ATP diphosphatase HisIE, with protein MNADINFDKSPDGLVPAIVQDTKTGKVLMLGYMNRDAYNKTLAEQMVTFFSRSKQRLWTKGETSSNFLHVQEILVDCDGDTLLIKANPAGPVCHTGADTCFDEVNTENAGAGQGQFLNYLQSIIHDRKVNPTDKSYTTTLFNRGVNKIAQKVGEEAVELVIEAKDDNDDLFKGEAADLLFHFLVLLEQKNIGLDDVIAVLQTRHQKQ; from the coding sequence ATGAATGCTGATATCAATTTTGACAAATCGCCTGATGGGCTGGTTCCGGCCATTGTTCAGGACACTAAAACCGGCAAAGTGCTGATGCTGGGCTACATGAACCGCGACGCCTACAACAAAACACTTGCCGAACAGATGGTAACGTTTTTTAGCCGAAGTAAACAGCGGCTCTGGACTAAAGGCGAAACCTCCAGTAATTTTCTGCACGTACAGGAAATTCTGGTAGATTGCGACGGCGATACCCTACTGATTAAAGCAAATCCAGCCGGACCAGTGTGCCATACGGGTGCCGATACGTGCTTCGATGAAGTTAATACGGAAAACGCCGGTGCGGGCCAGGGACAGTTTTTGAATTACCTGCAAAGCATTATTCACGATCGTAAGGTTAACCCAACCGATAAATCATACACCACTACACTCTTTAACCGCGGAGTAAACAAAATTGCTCAGAAAGTAGGCGAAGAAGCTGTTGAACTGGTAATCGAGGCTAAAGACGATAACGATGATCTGTTTAAAGGCGAAGCGGCCGACCTGCTCTTCCACTTTCTGGTGCTGCTTGAACAGAAAAATATTGGCTTAGACGATGTTATTGCCGTTTTACAGACCCGCCACCAAAAACAATAG
- the trpA gene encoding tryptophan synthase subunit alpha: MIQTLTQNRITDLFAHKSNRLLNVYFTAGFPELDDTVTVLRGLQQAGVDLVEIGMPYSDPVADGETIQQSNNKALENGMSLKKLFAQLEGCRQNQSGGPITVPILLMGYINPILQYGVENFCKKCQEVGVDGVILPDLPLDLYLADYAQTFREYGILNVNLITPQTSESRIRHIDQESDGFIYMVSSASITGSQKGISDSMKAYFERIQAMNLRNPRLIGFGINNQETFDTASQYANGAIVGSAFIRHLQEKGTSAESIRSFVQTIRA, translated from the coding sequence TAACCCAAAACCGAATTACCGACCTGTTTGCTCATAAAAGCAACCGGTTATTAAATGTATATTTTACCGCTGGCTTTCCTGAACTCGACGATACAGTAACCGTTCTGCGCGGCTTGCAGCAGGCGGGTGTCGATCTGGTCGAAATTGGCATGCCTTACTCTGACCCCGTTGCCGATGGTGAAACTATTCAGCAGAGCAACAACAAGGCACTCGAAAATGGGATGTCATTGAAAAAGTTGTTTGCACAACTTGAAGGCTGCCGCCAGAACCAATCTGGCGGTCCGATTACTGTGCCGATTCTCCTGATGGGATACATCAATCCTATTTTGCAGTATGGTGTCGAAAATTTCTGTAAAAAATGTCAGGAAGTGGGTGTCGATGGGGTTATCCTGCCCGACCTACCACTCGATCTCTATTTGGCAGACTACGCCCAGACGTTCCGGGAGTATGGCATTCTGAATGTGAATCTGATTACTCCCCAAACATCGGAGAGCCGGATTCGGCATATCGATCAGGAATCGGATGGATTCATTTACATGGTGTCTTCGGCCAGTATTACTGGTTCGCAAAAAGGAATCAGCGATTCGATGAAAGCCTACTTTGAGCGGATTCAGGCCATGAATCTGCGCAATCCCCGGCTGATTGGATTTGGCATCAATAATCAGGAAACCTTCGATACGGCCAGCCAATATGCCAATGGCGCTATTGTTGGTAGTGCATTTATCCGGCATTTACAGGAAAAAGGCACATCAGCCGAGAGCATCCGGTCGTTTGTGCAGACGATTCGCGCTTAG
- a CDS encoding phage holin family protein, which translates to MGLIIRILISAVAVYVASLFIPGISVTGGAGTYLVVAIVLGFLNAFIKPILTILTIPITILTLGLFLLVLNVLMVYLTSSLVPAFHVSGFIAALLFSIVVSVVTALLDSIV; encoded by the coding sequence ATGGGACTGATTATTCGTATCCTCATCAGCGCAGTGGCTGTTTATGTTGCTAGTTTGTTCATTCCAGGCATTTCGGTAACGGGCGGTGCCGGCACTTATTTAGTCGTTGCCATCGTACTGGGCTTTCTGAATGCCTTCATTAAGCCAATTCTAACGATCCTGACAATACCGATCACGATTCTGACACTGGGCTTGTTTCTACTGGTTCTTAACGTGCTGATGGTCTATCTGACTTCGTCGCTGGTTCCTGCTTTTCACGTTTCTGGCTTCATTGCGGCCCTGTTGTTCAGCATTGTTGTATCCGTAGTGACGGCCTTGCTGGACTCGATTGTATAG